A single region of the Agromyces sp. Leaf222 genome encodes:
- a CDS encoding Re/Si-specific NAD(P)(+) transhydrogenase subunit alpha — MSRIGIVTEHSPETRVAATPATVKQLVALGYVVSVEAGAGARSSFPDEAYLEAGAEISTRAASLGAEVVLMVNAPTEADIAALSPGSIVIGLLAPAFRPELLQALADRGVTALAMDAVPRISRAQSMDVLSSMANIAGYRAVVEAAHEFGRFFTGQVTAAGKVPPAKVLVAGAGVAGLAAIGAASSLGAIVRATDPRPEVADQVKSIGGEYLKVEVAEQMQSTDGYAKATSEDYDRRAAEIYSEQAADVDIIITTALIPGRPAPKLITAADVASMRSGSVIVDMAAGQGGNVAGSVAGERVVTPNGVVILGYTDLASRLPTQASQLYGTNVVNLLKLLTPGKDGELVLDLDDVVQRSVTVAQPGAVTWPPPPVQVSAAPATSAAPGSAAVSPAQPKPAKAPMTPVKKVLLVAVGIAALFAVNAIAPAPLPQHFTVLVLSVVVGFYVIGKVAHALHTPLMSVTNAISGIIVVGAMLQITSDVPVVQVLAAVAVLLASINIFGGFAVTRRMLAMFSRGPAAAGPAASRADASRPGGSSARPGN, encoded by the coding sequence ATGTCCCGCATCGGGATCGTGACCGAGCACAGCCCAGAGACGCGTGTCGCGGCGACGCCCGCCACGGTGAAGCAGCTCGTCGCCCTCGGGTACGTGGTGTCCGTCGAGGCGGGGGCGGGAGCGCGGTCGTCGTTCCCCGACGAGGCCTACCTCGAGGCGGGCGCGGAGATCTCGACGCGGGCCGCGTCGCTCGGCGCCGAGGTCGTGCTCATGGTGAACGCGCCGACGGAGGCCGACATCGCCGCCCTCTCCCCCGGCTCCATCGTCATCGGCCTGCTGGCGCCGGCCTTCAGGCCCGAGTTGTTGCAGGCGCTCGCCGATCGCGGCGTCACCGCACTCGCGATGGACGCCGTGCCGCGCATCTCGCGCGCCCAGTCGATGGACGTGCTGAGCTCCATGGCGAACATCGCCGGATACCGGGCCGTCGTCGAGGCGGCGCACGAGTTCGGCCGCTTCTTCACCGGCCAGGTCACGGCCGCCGGCAAGGTGCCCCCGGCCAAGGTGCTCGTCGCCGGCGCGGGCGTCGCCGGACTCGCGGCGATCGGTGCGGCATCCAGCCTCGGAGCCATCGTGCGCGCGACCGACCCGCGGCCCGAGGTCGCCGACCAGGTGAAGTCCATCGGCGGCGAGTACCTGAAGGTCGAGGTCGCCGAGCAGATGCAGTCGACCGACGGCTACGCGAAGGCCACGAGCGAGGACTACGACCGCCGCGCGGCCGAGATCTACTCCGAGCAGGCGGCCGACGTCGACATCATCATCACGACCGCGCTGATCCCGGGTCGCCCGGCCCCCAAGCTCATCACGGCAGCGGATGTCGCGAGCATGCGTTCCGGCAGCGTGATCGTCGACATGGCGGCGGGCCAGGGCGGCAACGTCGCGGGCTCCGTCGCGGGCGAGCGCGTCGTCACGCCGAACGGGGTCGTGATCCTCGGCTACACGGATCTCGCCTCGCGCCTGCCGACGCAGGCGTCGCAGCTCTACGGCACCAACGTCGTCAACCTGCTGAAGCTGCTGACGCCCGGCAAGGACGGCGAGCTCGTGCTCGACCTCGACGACGTCGTGCAGCGCTCGGTGACCGTCGCGCAGCCCGGTGCGGTGACCTGGCCGCCGCCGCCCGTGCAGGTGTCGGCGGCGCCGGCGACATCCGCTGCTCCCGGGTCGGCGGCCGTATCGCCCGCGCAGCCGAAGCCCGCCAAGGCGCCGATGACACCGGTCAAGAAGGTGTTGCTCGTCGCGGTCGGCATCGCCGCGCTCTTCGCGGTCAACGCGATCGCCCCGGCCCCACTCCCCCAGCACTTCACGGTGCTCGTCCTCTCGGTCGTCGTCGGCTTCTACGTGATCGGCAAGGTCGCGCATGCGCTGCACACGCCGCTCATGAGCGTCACGAACGCCATCTCGGGCATCATCGTCGTCGGCGCGATGCTCCAGATCACGAGCGACGTGCCCGTCGTGCAGGTGCTCGCGGCAGTGGCCGTGCTGCTGGCCAGCATCAACATCTTCGGTGGATTCGCCGTGACCCGACGCATGCTCGCGATGTTCTCGCGAGGCCCGGCCGCCGCCGGTCCGGCCGCATCCCGAGCGGATGCATCCCGACCGGGCGGCTCGTCCGCCCGGCCCGGCAACTGA
- the pntB gene encoding Re/Si-specific NAD(P)(+) transhydrogenase subunit beta, translated as MPETTALLTPASIAGAAYIVAALLFIMSLAGLSKHETAKSGVGYGIAGMTIALVATVGVVVSDAWGDPQAMVGLGLLVAAVVVGGAIGLWRARVVEMTGMPELIALLHSFVGLAAVLVGWNGALEETGMSGALLDIHHAEVFIGVFIGAVTFTGSIVAFLKLSARMKSAPLMLPGKNALNLGALVAFVALTVWYVVTPELWLLVVVTALALALGWHLVASIGGGDMPVVISMLNSYSGWAAAAAGFLLNNDLLIVTGALVGSSGAYLSYIMCKAMNRSFISVIAGGFGIAAPTASSTEEQGEIHEITATDAAALLRDATSVIITPGYGMAVAQAQHPVADLTAKLRERGVDVRFGIHPVAGRLPGHMNVLLAEAKVPYDIVEEMDEINDDFAGTSVVLVIGANDTVNPAAAEDPSSPIAGMPVLRVWEASDVIVFKRSMAAGYAGVANPLFTRDNAQMLFGDAKDRVEDILRAL; from the coding sequence GTGCCAGAGACCACCGCCCTGCTGACTCCCGCGTCGATCGCCGGAGCCGCCTACATCGTCGCCGCGCTGCTGTTCATCATGAGCCTCGCCGGCCTCAGCAAGCATGAAACCGCCAAGTCCGGTGTCGGCTACGGCATCGCCGGCATGACCATCGCGCTCGTCGCCACCGTCGGCGTCGTCGTCTCCGACGCCTGGGGCGACCCCCAGGCGATGGTCGGCCTCGGTCTGCTCGTCGCGGCGGTCGTCGTCGGCGGGGCGATCGGGCTCTGGCGGGCCCGCGTCGTCGAGATGACCGGCATGCCGGAGCTCATCGCGCTGCTGCACAGCTTCGTCGGCCTCGCGGCCGTGCTCGTCGGCTGGAACGGCGCGCTCGAGGAGACCGGCATGAGCGGGGCGCTGCTCGACATCCACCACGCCGAGGTCTTCATCGGCGTCTTCATCGGCGCCGTCACGTTCACCGGATCCATCGTCGCGTTCCTCAAGCTCTCGGCTCGCATGAAGTCCGCTCCGCTCATGCTGCCGGGCAAGAACGCGCTCAACCTCGGCGCGCTCGTCGCGTTCGTCGCGCTCACCGTCTGGTACGTGGTCACCCCCGAGCTCTGGCTGCTCGTCGTCGTCACCGCCCTCGCGCTGGCGCTCGGCTGGCACCTCGTCGCGTCGATCGGCGGCGGAGACATGCCCGTCGTCATCTCGATGCTGAACAGCTACTCGGGCTGGGCGGCCGCCGCGGCCGGCTTCCTGCTGAACAACGACCTGCTCATCGTGACCGGCGCGCTCGTCGGCTCCTCCGGTGCGTATCTCTCCTACATCATGTGCAAGGCCATGAACCGGTCGTTCATCTCGGTGATCGCCGGCGGGTTCGGCATCGCCGCGCCGACCGCCTCATCGACCGAGGAGCAGGGCGAGATCCACGAGATCACGGCGACGGATGCCGCGGCGCTGCTGCGCGACGCCACCAGCGTGATCATCACCCCCGGCTACGGCATGGCGGTCGCGCAGGCGCAGCACCCCGTCGCCGACCTCACCGCGAAGCTCCGCGAACGCGGCGTCGACGTGCGCTTCGGCATCCACCCGGTCGCCGGCCGACTTCCCGGGCACATGAACGTGCTCCTCGCCGAGGCGAAGGTGCCCTACGACATCGTCGAGGAGATGGACGAGATCAACGACGACTTCGCCGGCACCTCGGTCGTGCTCGTCATCGGCGCGAACGACACGGTGAACCCGGCCGCGGCGGAGGACCCCAGCAGCCCGATCGCCGGCATGCCGGTGCTCCGCGTCTGGGAGGCCTCCGACGTCATCGTGTTCAAGCGGTCGATGGCGGCAGGGTACGCCGGCGTCGCGAACCCGCTCTTCACGCGGGACAACGCCCAGATGCTCTTCGGCGACGCGAAGGACCGCGTGGAGGACATCCTGCGGGCGCTCTGA
- a CDS encoding IclR family transcriptional regulator, translated as MADTPARTPAGAPATQTGSQTLSRGIRLLEILAAAERNLTIDELAAELGVHRSVAYRLLRTLEDHGLVARDSAGRVTLGTGLAALASGVARDLQQVALPELTDVANELGMTCLLAVQVDADEAATLVSAAPRQSMAVVSYRPGHRHPITRGGPGKAILSSLPEHAWPDAATDALRDEIAVTRRRGYAVSHDEVVPSLRSVAVPLALPGQPAASIAVIHVSFSRTEAEIAERLMAAAASVRRAYGA; from the coding sequence ATGGCAGACACTCCGGCGCGCACACCGGCGGGCGCCCCGGCGACGCAGACCGGCTCGCAGACCCTGAGCCGCGGCATCCGCCTGCTCGAGATCCTCGCCGCCGCCGAGCGCAACCTGACGATCGACGAGCTCGCCGCCGAACTCGGGGTGCACCGCTCGGTCGCCTACCGGCTGCTGCGCACCCTCGAGGACCATGGGCTCGTCGCGCGTGACTCGGCCGGCCGCGTCACGCTCGGCACCGGACTCGCGGCGCTCGCCTCGGGTGTGGCACGCGATCTGCAGCAGGTCGCCCTGCCCGAGCTGACCGATGTCGCGAACGAGCTCGGCATGACCTGCCTGCTCGCCGTGCAGGTCGACGCCGACGAGGCGGCGACCCTCGTGAGCGCGGCCCCGCGGCAGAGCATGGCCGTCGTCTCGTACCGCCCGGGCCACCGGCATCCGATCACCCGCGGCGGGCCGGGCAAGGCGATCCTCTCGAGCCTGCCCGAGCACGCGTGGCCGGATGCCGCGACCGACGCCCTGCGCGACGAGATCGCTGTAACCAGACGAAGGGGTTACGCCGTCAGCCACGACGAGGTCGTGCCCTCGTTGCGGTCGGTCGCCGTTCCGCTCGCCCTTCCCGGGCAGCCGGCCGCGTCGATCGCCGTGATCCACGTGTCGTTCTCGCGCACCGAGGCCGAGATCGCCGAACGGCTCATGGCGGCGGCCGCGAGCGTGAGGCGCGCGTACGGCGCCTGA
- the purB gene encoding adenylosuccinate lyase produces the protein MTTLPPQPLSPLDGRYRSAVGTLGEHLSEAGLNRARVHVEVEWLIAQTDRGFFGTSPLSADQKAALRRVVTDFGQPDIDELASLEATTRHDVKAVEYYVRRRLSDLGLDHLAELTHFACTSEDINNLSYAVTVRDAVQQVWLPKYRAVIDTIAELARAHRDDAMLSRTHGQPATPSTMGKELAVFVYRLERIAKQIEASEYLGKFSGATGTFSAHVVAAPDVSWPDVSREFVESLGLGWNPLTTQIESHDWQAELYGRISHANRVLHNLATDIWTYISLGIFRQTPVAGATGSSTMPHKVNPIRFENAEANLELSSAVLDSLAATLVTSRLQRDLTDSSAQRNIGVGFGHSMLALDNIQRGLGEIDLDLAVLAADLDGNWEVLGEAIQTVIRAEVAAGRSNIADPYALLKELTRGKRIGQADLVEFVDGLEIGDDAKQRLLALTPGTYTGIASDLVDRL, from the coding sequence ATGACCACGCTGCCTCCCCAGCCGCTCAGCCCGCTCGACGGACGGTACCGCTCGGCCGTCGGCACCCTCGGCGAACACCTCTCCGAAGCCGGCCTCAACCGCGCCCGGGTGCACGTCGAGGTCGAATGGCTCATCGCGCAGACCGACCGCGGATTCTTCGGCACCTCGCCGCTCTCCGCCGACCAGAAGGCGGCCCTCCGACGCGTCGTCACCGACTTCGGCCAGCCCGACATCGACGAGCTCGCCTCGCTCGAGGCGACCACCCGTCACGACGTGAAGGCCGTCGAGTACTACGTGCGCCGCCGCCTCAGCGATCTCGGCCTCGATCACCTCGCCGAGCTCACGCACTTCGCCTGCACCAGTGAAGACATCAACAACCTCTCGTACGCGGTCACCGTGCGCGACGCCGTGCAGCAGGTCTGGCTGCCGAAGTACCGCGCCGTCATCGACACGATCGCCGAGCTCGCACGCGCCCACCGCGACGACGCGATGCTCTCGCGCACGCACGGCCAGCCCGCGACCCCGTCGACCATGGGCAAGGAGCTCGCGGTCTTCGTCTACCGGCTCGAGCGCATCGCGAAGCAGATCGAGGCGAGCGAGTACCTCGGCAAGTTCTCGGGCGCGACCGGCACCTTCTCGGCGCATGTCGTCGCGGCTCCGGATGTCTCGTGGCCCGACGTGTCGCGCGAGTTCGTCGAGTCGCTCGGGCTCGGCTGGAACCCGCTCACCACCCAGATCGAGTCGCACGACTGGCAGGCCGAGCTCTACGGCCGCATCTCGCACGCGAACCGGGTGCTGCACAACCTCGCGACCGACATCTGGACCTACATCTCGCTCGGCATCTTCCGCCAGACGCCGGTCGCCGGCGCGACGGGCTCGTCGACCATGCCGCACAAGGTCAACCCGATCCGCTTCGAGAACGCCGAGGCGAACCTGGAGCTCTCGAGCGCCGTGCTCGACTCGCTCGCCGCGACGCTCGTGACCTCGCGTCTCCAGCGCGACCTCACCGACTCGTCGGCGCAGCGCAACATCGGCGTCGGCTTCGGGCACTCGATGCTCGCGCTCGACAACATCCAGCGCGGCCTCGGCGAGATCGACCTCGACCTCGCGGTGCTCGCCGCCGACCTCGACGGCAACTGGGAGGTGCTCGGCGAGGCGATCCAGACGGTGATCCGCGCCGAGGTCGCCGCCGGCCGTTCGAACATCGCCGACCCCTACGCGCTCCTCAAGGAGCTCACGCGCGGCAAGCGCATCGGCCAGGCCGACCTCGTCGAGTTCGTCGACGGCCTCGAGATCGGCGACGACGCGAAGCAGCGCCTGCTCGCGCTCACGCCCGGCACGTACACGGGCATCGCGTCGGACCTCGTCGACCGGCTCTGA
- a CDS encoding HdeD family acid-resistance protein: protein MATARDAAPERARYWVAPVVRGLLALVPAAVITFSPNHSAGFGLVTFGAWAVVSGLVVGALSLRLIEDRGIRSLFAINAVVTVVAGLLALTVPGGLPFLLFLVSAWAAVTGFVELYAGLRGRGRTAAARDWIVSGAFTAILAIVFLLLPPDTVTAVGLIGAYLVILGVYLLIGGFSLKWAVSADAQASGSEQLP, encoded by the coding sequence GTGGCCACCGCCCGCGATGCTGCCCCGGAGCGCGCCCGCTACTGGGTCGCCCCGGTCGTCCGCGGACTCCTGGCCCTCGTGCCGGCCGCCGTCATCACGTTCTCCCCGAACCATTCGGCCGGGTTCGGCCTGGTGACGTTCGGCGCCTGGGCCGTCGTGTCCGGCCTCGTCGTCGGGGCGCTGTCGCTGCGGCTCATCGAGGATCGCGGCATCCGCTCGCTCTTCGCGATCAACGCGGTCGTCACCGTGGTCGCCGGCCTGCTCGCCCTCACCGTGCCGGGCGGCCTGCCGTTCCTGCTCTTCCTCGTGAGCGCCTGGGCGGCTGTCACCGGATTCGTCGAGCTCTACGCCGGTCTCCGCGGTCGCGGACGCACCGCCGCCGCGCGCGACTGGATCGTCTCGGGTGCCTTCACCGCGATCCTCGCGATCGTGTTCCTGCTGCTGCCGCCCGACACGGTCACCGCCGTCGGCCTCATCGGCGCCTACCTCGTGATCCTCGGCGTCTACCTGCTCATCGGCGGATTCTCGTTGAAGTGGGCCGTATCGGCCGACGCCCAGGCATCCGGATCGGAGCAACTCCCGTGA
- a CDS encoding low molecular weight protein-tyrosine-phosphatase: protein MTRADAAGGIAQPFRVSFVCTGNICRSPMAEAVLRSLAEREGLSSRIQIESAATGDWHVGEQADRRTVAALERAGYDGSKHRARQFDATDYPNLDLVVAFDRGQARILRNWAHDSADQQKVRLLLEFDAELAALQDVPDPYYSDGAAFDRVLGMIEQATKALFRQLAPALRQGTR from the coding sequence ATGACGCGTGCGGACGCCGCAGGGGGTATCGCGCAGCCGTTCCGAGTGTCATTCGTCTGCACGGGCAACATCTGCCGGTCGCCGATGGCCGAGGCCGTGCTGCGCTCGCTCGCCGAACGCGAAGGGCTCTCCTCGCGCATCCAGATCGAGTCCGCGGCGACCGGCGACTGGCACGTCGGCGAGCAGGCCGACCGCCGCACCGTCGCCGCCCTCGAGCGCGCGGGCTACGACGGCTCGAAGCACCGCGCACGCCAGTTCGACGCGACCGATTACCCGAACCTCGACCTCGTGGTCGCGTTCGACCGCGGTCAGGCGCGGATCCTGCGCAACTGGGCGCACGACTCGGCCGACCAGCAGAAGGTTCGGCTGCTACTCGAATTCGACGCCGAACTCGCCGCGCTGCAGGACGTGCCCGACCCCTACTACTCCGACGGGGCGGCCTTCGATCGAGTTCTTGGGATGATAGAGCAGGCGACCAAGGCGCTCTTCCGCCAACTCGCTCCCGCTCTCAGACAAGGAACACGATGA